The following is a genomic window from Saccopteryx bilineata isolate mSacBil1 chromosome 4, mSacBil1_pri_phased_curated, whole genome shotgun sequence.
ATGACAAAGCGGTCAATACtactcccatttcacagaggagaaaactaaCTTGCCCAGCACCTACCCACCCCCAGTCAATCATGTTAGAACTGGAATTTGAGCCCAGACCCGACTGTGCTCTACACCCCAACAAGACAGGAATCAAAAGACACCCCATCTTCCACCCTTTCATCTCAGTTGAGTCACATCATCTGCACAGAAAGTGGTCAGGAAACATCTGTGGACAAAGACAACAGTGATGAAAATAATGGTCAGGTTGAGGGCATCAGCAGACAAAGGTGTGGATCAAGAGGACCAAAGAGGCCAAAGGGGTGATCCATGGGAGACCTCaaacaggactccaggaggggagttACTGGCCCTCAGTAGGAGTCGCCTCATCTACTGGTCCTCAAGACTTGGAAGGGCTAGAGACCAACCTTGAGTAGGAGCAACTTCCCAGGACGGGAATCAAAACTCAGGTAGGGCTCAAGCTCCACACGGAAGCAGAACTGAACACGGTACTCCCCCGTACAGAGAAGACTGAGGCCTGGACAGTGGCAGTGACTCCCTCAGGGCTAAAGAAGGAGCTGGTTGTAGAGCCAGAACCAGAACCCAGGTCTACTGACCCCGAGGAGCCTCATGCCCTTTCCACTACCCCATTAACTTATCAGAAGGACCGCAATTACTATGTTAGGGTTCCTTTGGCAAAAATCTGTTTGGCTAAGGCTCAGGACACACAAGGTGGAAGGCCCTCAGATCTGTCCCCAAAAGTAAAACTCAACAGTAATGGGCAGTGGTGGGAGTGCAAGCCACTGTCATCAACCCCAGCATCTCTTCCAGGGGTCACCTGGGCCTTGAATTGTGACACCCATGACCCATGGTCACACCTGAGCTGGGGGGGTTCTAATGACATGAGTGAGACAGAAAGCAAATCTTGACACTTGAAATGTCAGACACACCAGCTAGCAGGGAACTGCAAAGCTCTCAGAAGAGACTTTCCCAGGCCTTCATTCGCTCCAATAAAATGGTTTGTAGGGCACTGTTTAGCTGTGGGGACTAGAAGCTAATCACTAACTTCCACACTAGGCAAGTAAAGTATGAAGGCCTATAcagtgcattgtgtgttcaccgcacaagtcaagtctctgttcatcaccatttatccccctttatcctcctccccctgcccctcccacccaggCGATCACCACGCTGTTGTCCCTGTCCGTGAGTTGTTAactttttttcattgctttttgaaagacagagagagcaagggagagggaGCGTTCATTtcctgttccactcagttgttcatTCACTGATTGGTTCCCGTGTCCATGagtctctctgtttttgtttttttgggggggatccTTTTTTGTTCAAACCTTCTACTCCTGACATGCAATCTGCTCCACCCAAAGGCCTACAGACTTCACCCCCAAGAGAGAGATTCAGATTTAGAATGTCAGAGGTTTGCCTAActcaacttctttctttttaaattaactcaACTTCTTGGAGTTCACTCAACTCAACTTCTTTTACGTGATGAGACAACTGAGGTCCAACAAGGGAAAGGACCAGCCCACGGCCACCCAGGAAGGTAGGAGAAATTACTCTGTTTCAGCTAAACAAAGGGAAGACCAGTTGGGGACCATTATCAAGTtactttttcttgaaaaatgaaGTTATCATTCACATACTCTTAAGACTCATTCTCTTGAAGTATACAAGTTATAGGTTTTCACTACCCTCAGAGTTGTGAGACCAACACCACCATCTAATTATAGAACATGTTCATCACCCAAAAGAAACCTTGTTCCCAGGAGCAGTCAGTCCCTAGTCCCTCAAACCCCAAACACTAGGCAGTCACAAATCTACTCTCTCGCTTtatggatttgcttattctggacataTGGATTcatatcatatatggtctttttgtctggcttctttcacttagcatacagtttttaaggttcatccaggttgtagcatgtattagaaaatcaatcttggccctggctggttggctcagtggtagagcatcggcctggtgtgtggaagtcccaggtttgattccaatcagtgcacacaggagaagcgcccatctgcttctctacccctccccccctcgcttctctctctgtctctttcttctcctctcctcctgcagccatggctcaataagagtgagttggccctgggcgctgaggatgactctatggcctccacctcaggtgctaaaaaatggctctggttgcaaccgagcaagggccccagatgggcagagcatcgccccctagagggcttgccgggtggatcccggtcagggcacatgcgggagtctgtctctgcttctcctcctctcaataaaattttttttaaaagtcattcttttttacagctgaatgatattccattgtgtggatataccaaattttatctatctatttgtTTATCTCTTAATCAgctaatggacatttgggttgtttccacttttcagGCATTAGGAATAATGCTGCCAACACCACTGGGTAAGCTTTAACTGGTACCTCCACTCCACTCCCGCACATCCAGGCCTCCTGGTTCCGGGAGAATGGAGTTTCAGGATATCAAATCAGGTGAGCAAGGTGGGCACTCAGATGGGACAGCTGGTATGTGAGACAAAAGGTCAGATAAGGAAGTGTGAGCTGCCTCCAGGTCCTCTGTTCACTCCCTTCTTAGAAGCTATCTTAGTGCTCGCAAAAACTGTGTTGATTTCAAAATAGTAACTTCTGGAGTCCTGCAGGCTCTTTTGAAAGAAATGCAcatgggggagagaagagagagaatgggagagaagagggagggagggagggagggagagaggaagagaaagaaatgagaaactcCAGTCCCCTCAGACATCTAGCCTCAGGCGTCAACTTCAGAAATCTCCTCCAACTTCCTCCAGGAGTGAGAGCGCAGTCGGCCAGGGGCTGAGTGGACCAGAGGACCAGAAGGCTAATGCTCAGCACAGCCCTAACTGCCTCTGGTCAGTCCCCAGAGAGTACCTGGCCTTTTCCTCTCTATCTAATCCTAAAGCCAGAAGAGTTCACAGCCTCTCTTAGTGGCTGGTAAAGTTTCAGTTTGGGACACTACCTTCCACCCCTCTCCTTGCAGCCTAGCCTTTTGCTTAGGAAAAGCTCCATtggcctccctgggcctcccagtTTTCACCCTGCCAAGGGGTAGATGTAGGTCAGGAGGTAGCCTCCAGGGCGcctgtcccctccacccccccagaAGCTTTAGGCTCAACCCCAAGCCCCAGGGTGGGAGACACAAAAAAGGAGCTCCTGGCACTTTAAGGCCGGCAGAGCCTAATTGCCTAGATTCCCCCAGCAGCCAGATAAACAGCACGGCCGGCTGGCGCCAGCAAGAGGCAAACTGCACATTATCACCCCTTCCTCACCTCCAAGGAGGAGCTCGGAGGAGAAGGGCAGGCCAgagaggcggggcggggcgggggcttGGAAGCCCAACTTGAAATTGATCTCATTTCAAAGGGATAATGCCaggccaaataaaaggaaaactttctggCCCATTCTAATTCCTCTAGTCCTGGCCTGGGAACCCTGTGTTTTCCTAGGCGGCCTCCTACAGTCGTTTAGaagttctctctctcactctgtctctctttccctggcACAATTTGGATAATAGTAATTTACTGAatataattacagaaaaaaaaaagtggtaaagCAAAGAGCAGGAGATTTATTCCAAAGTTAATGGATACTTTCAGGAGAAAGGAGCTCTATAAACACAGGTTAGAACTGTGATTAAAGTATTTCTCCACATTTCCGTCCACATAGGCACCGAGCTCAGTGAACTGGCTCTTCCTGGGACAGAGAGACACATAGAGGAGGGAGTGCTAGGGCCTGACTCCCATGAGGAGTGGGGGCTTGGGGGAAGCAGCAGAGGGAGAAACCCGCTTACTGAGAGAAGTATTagggagagggcagggaaggaAGGCAGCAGGCCTGTCACCTGAAATCTGCCCGTCAGACCTAAGGTATTCAGTCCACCCATACCATGTTACAGATGGGAAAAGAGGCCCAAAGATGGGTAAAGAGCCTGATGCCCTAAAGAAAATTATGGATGGAGCAGCCTTTGCTCTAAGCAGCAGGGGTCTGCACTGCCCAGTAAGGGGCCGCCTGTCACTGAGGATCCCTGTGGGGGATCAGGGGCACTGAGGGGACTGGTGCCAGGTGGGTGTCCCTCAGTTGGCCTGCTGGGTATTCCAGtgtactgtctgtctgtctgtctgtctgcctgccccagTGCCCCAGCCCTCTCCCCCAGAGCCTGGGAAGGAGCAGTCTCCTTATCAGGACGCGCACGACTGAGCTCCAGCTATGCACCCGCCCAGCTCTGGGAGCCAGGCTGGCGGCCAGCTGGCGGGAGTGGGGTGGGCAGTAAAGGGCTCCCCAGGTCCCAGTCTCTTCAGCACATGCCATTAGGCAGGGAATGAAACCAGAGGGTCTACCTGGTGCATACTGGAAACTCTTCCCAGACCATCCGTCCTCCCAGCAGCCCCCAGGATGGCTTGAAAAGAGGGTCTCTTCGgctgaggaagggaaggagagaagacacAGCCCCAGCAAATAGTGCCTCCTCCTGGGAGCAGGAAGGGAGTAGAGTGCCAATGCTTAGTCTAGAATTAGATATGGAAAAATGTTCCTGGAGCCACCTTCACTGACCCATAGGGAGACTAAGAGGGCAGGTTACTCGTCCAAGATCAAGTAGTGTTACTGGCCAAGCAGAGCCTAGGACCAAGTCTGTGGTTAAGCATCATCCCACTGCAGTTTGTCTCTCAACCTGTACCTGCCCAAGTCCACCAAACTCAAACCAACACCCAAGATGACTTGTCATCCAAGGAGTAGGGACAACCTAACACCATTGGCAAGGCTGAGTCTTGTTGTGGCCAAGTTCTTCACTGCCCCCTTCCTACCCACACACCTGAGCTCGCCTGACCCCTTGATTCTCAGCTGGCCCTGTCTTCCTCTTCCAACACCCACCTCTCCTTACCCACCCTCCAAGGCCTGCTCCAGGTTAGAGTGCTGGAGCTCCTGGAAGTGACCGGGTTACATACATACCCCACAGCACCCTAATAGTTCTCACCCCCTCACCTGGCCCTTCTTCCCCCACCTCTATCCCATCTCCTCTGGAAGATAAAATTTCTTGAGGGGAAGGATCCTACTCATATTTCCACTCTCCCTGCTGCTGCATCCAGCATGGTGCCTGGAAAAAATAAGTGCTCAACAAGTATTTGCTGGCAGACTGACATGGTGAGAGAGAAAATACCTGCCAGGGCTTTCTAAAATAGCAGAGTGAACCTCACCAATTATGTCCCACTAAACATTAATGACCAGAGATAGGGCACCCACACACAGGGTCCCCTTCCCCAGAGCCACAGGGGAGCAGAAGGGAGGAAGCCACTTCCAGGGGATgctgtcagaaagagaagagaaagcacagaaagCTGTGGGCCACAAGTTAGGGACTGCCAATAGCTTCTGTATCGGACCTAGAATGACCAACCATACAGGGGCACAGGGCAGCCAGATCAACGCTGCCTTTCCCCACCAATGCCCATCAGTCAACCACCACTGAGGTACCTTTCTTTCCCCTCCAGCCACTACCCCCGTGCATACTCAcagtcccaccccaccccatttcACATTGGGAGTCAGAAGACCTGAGATCTGACCCTCTACGGACCCTCAGGGTGGATGCTGACTCTCTCAAGAGGCACCAGACTGGAGAAACTCAGAGCCCTCCAACACCCAATAGCCTGTAACTCTAACCATCACAACCCTGCAGAACCCCCAGTGCCACCTAAGATGCATACAGCCCAAAGATGCTACAGACTAAACTGTGTGATCCTGCAAGCTTCTGGCCTGCCAGAAATCACCAGTCCTCATCTCTGCTCCAGCACTCAGGGCATCCTCAGGAAAGTTGGGCTGAGGGTGGGGTGTGTGCAGGAGGTCCCAGGAAGCGAACAAAGACAGGGAGCAGTTCTCAGATGTAGTGAAATACCTGCCTTCCTCACCTACTTATTCACAGACGCCCCCAGGACCCTCAACTGAACACCAAAACTGGACGCAGAATTGAGAATGGCAATGATGGTGAGCCCTAGCATTTGACATCCAAGAGATGTGGGGAGCAATCAGGTCAAGAGGGTGGTATCCACTTTGAGAGTGGTTACCCTAAGAAAGCTTTGCTCCAAATCATACTAAGGAACAAATGGGACAATTTACAAACACTTTGACTCTAGGTACTGAATGTCTACACCCAATTTCACAACTTATTTCTCTACAGTTGGATACAGGAAAGGATGGCTCAGGTATAGGCATATGCACACAAAGGCTAAAGGCCTGAGCATTCCCTGGgataaattgggggggggggcacgcaaCCTTTGCCTTGACCTAAGTCTAACCTTTTCGTCTGTGAAGTCAGAGCTTATATTCTGCCCCTGAAGCTCCATAGAGAGAACTCCACCGTGTACCGTTTTACTGCTGCCGGTGCCTTGATGAAGTTGCCATTTGATGTAGGGGCCCAGATTCCCACTCCCCAGCACCTCCACTGGAGCTCCCATACTAGACTAGATACACTGGCAGGGCACAACTCTACCCTCGAGGTATCTGGCCACGAAAGGGGACGGGAGTGGAGCCCCGAGCCTGCCCTCCCCGCCAGCCTTGCGCAGCGCGCTCACCTGGCCCGCAGAGCCGGCTGAAGTGGTAGGGGTTGCAGCACACGGTGGGGCCGTCGGCGGCGGCAGCGAAGCTGTGGCAGCCGCACAGGGGCTTCAGCTCCACGGCGTGCTGCAGGTCAGGCCAGCGGAAGAGGCGGCCGAGCAGCAGCTGCGGTGGCGCGGGCTGGCCGCCCAGGCGGAGATCGGCACGCGGCACCAGCACACAGCCGCCCGGCACGCCGCCGCGGGACTCCACCGCTTCCAGCAGCGTGTCCAGCGAGCGCTCCTTGAGTCGCTTCAGGAGCGAGTACGTGACCGTCTTGAGTTCCTgctccagcagcagcagccgcgAGCGGGCTTCGCGACTCCGCCCGCCGCCCGCAGGCTCCAGGACCGCCCCGGCCAGGGTATCGCCGGCGTCCCGGGGAGCGCCCGCAGCGTCCCGCTCCGAGAAGAGACAGCAAGTCACCGTCTCGCAGTCACTTTCGGGCAGCCAGCCCGGGCCTCCCGGCTCCGCCACGTCCAACGGGGAACCCCCAGAGCCGGCCCCCGGCTCCGACATGGGCCTCGGGGGGCCCCCTGCGCGCCGGCGCCTCACCGCGCCCTGGGCGCCTCGCTGTCCCACCGCGTCCCGGGGCCGCCGCGGGGCTACCGGGCAGACTTCTGAGCGGCTGCAGCCTCCGCCTTCTCGTGCCCGCGGGGCCGGCTCAGCTTGGCTGCCCAAGCTCCCATCCTCGtcgtcgccgccgccgccaccgccgctgccgccgccttcCTCCCGGTCGGGGACCACACGACTTCGCCAAAGTCGCCGCACCAGCCCCGAGCGTTTGGACCTGAACATACGATATCCTTTggcgccgggggtgggggggtggcggtCTCCGGTTACCGGGGGTCCGTTCCCTCAGCGAGGCGCCGGCTGCGCGGGCCGCAGCCCCACATGAAGCTCCGCCGCGGGGCGTCGTGCAGACCGCGCACAGCTTGTCGTCGAAGGGGCGCCGCAGGGCTGCAACATGAGGGAGCTCGCCGGGGTGGGCCGGCGAGGAACACGCGAACGCCGAGCCGAAGTCTGCGCCCGGCCAGCGGCTACATGGATCCCAGCGGCCGGGCTGCTCAGCAACTCCAGCCCCGGCGCTTGAGGGGGACCGCAGGCGGCGCGCCGCCAGAAAGTCCCCGCATGGGCCGGCGAACCTTCAAAAGTTGCGCGGCTGGTCCATGAGCACAAAGCGCTCGCGCCGAACCCCCAAATGTGTCTGGGAAGCCTTGCCTGTAAAACCCAAGCGCTTAACTACATGGGCTTTTCCTGCAGGATCCGAAACGCAGGCTTGTTGATAATCTCAGCTTCCTTCTTACTCcctgcaaaaagaagaaaaaaagagagagagaaagaaaccccaaacaaaaccaaaatccctGGAATTGCATGCACGAAAGGCCAACTCCGTCTCAGGTCCCAGGCGCTAGATGCACTTGGAGCGAGTTTCTCCCGAACGCGGGTGTCAACACATGAGTGGAAACTGTAAAAATCCCAAAGAGCTGCTGGAAATCCTTAATTAAAAATGCAATCCACCGAGGCAGAGGTCGCAGCCCTCCCCACGCTGCGCTCGGACGCCCCGGGCGCCGCGGCTGCAGAGGTcgcccccccttccccctccacaAAAAGTGCCTCCCGGTGGCCCCGCGGTCCCGGCGAAGTCTGGCGAGGCAGCGCCCGGCAGCTCTTTCTCTCGGCTCGGCTCCCTCGCTCGCTCCCCCGctcggctctctctctctcttttttgttctccTCAAACGCACACTGAGGGCCCCCGGAGGAGCGCCGCGGAGTCATTGGCTGCCTCCCATCATATGCCAGTCTAGACACTTTGGCGGCTCCGCGGCGCTGATTGTTGCGCAAACAAGGTTTCAAGTTTCTTAACTCTTAAAGGAGAACACGTCCCATTGCAAGGCCCGCGGCTCCGAGGGGCCGGCTCCTGGGGCGGGCCGAGCCTCGGCCCCCGCCCCGCGCTCTCTCCGGCACCCCCACCCCGGGCCTGACTGCGCCCACAGCCCGCTCTCTGGCTCGCCTTGCGCCGCGGGCACGGATGCAGGCGAGTACTCGCGCGCGCACACAGAACACACGGTTATACAAACCACAGGCGGGTGGAGCGAAGGCTCCACGAACCCACTGAGGCTCGTACGCAAATGGGTCTCCTTGCCTCTCTGTGGCTTGGGCACAGACTTACAAACACACACTGCACTTTAGAGTTGATGCACCCCTCCTTCCCAGAGAAAGCTAATAAAAATGGGTGTGTGAGCCTTACTGGCTTGTGTCTCTTGGGAACAGAGGGTACTGGTTTGCTGTGGTAGCGGGATCTTCCGTGATGGCCCGAGGTCTCAACATCCCTTTCGTAAAGTCAGGGGTCGCTCTACTGGGCCAAACGGGGGACTATGTGACGCTTCGAACGCAGGGGTTCCACGCGTGCCCATGGTAGGGAGTTGTTGAGGGTGGGGTAGAGGCGGGAGTGTCGCCTTCCCGAGCTCTTCTTGGTCGCCATAGCCCTCCCTCTGAGCCAGGCCGGCGGCCAGCGGCCCCAAGCCCCCTCTAGTctgatgcttcctcctctctttcccaaATTTAACTCTGCACCACGGTGAGGGATGTAGGTAGATAGAGGTCGTGCTTTCTCCAGCGACGTTTCACCAGTGAAATGGAAATGGACTTGGGGACGGGGTATCGCAAGGTCAGGGATGAGCTGGGGGCGCGGCGGCAGCAGCGGACCGCCTGGCGCTGGAAGGGTTAAGGCCGCTCCAGGCCCTGGAGCCGGCGCGGCGGGGTACCTCCTCGGGCGCGCTCGCTCGTCCGTGGGTGGCAAAAGTTCAAGCTTGTAAAGTCCGGATTGGTCCCGCGCGGAGGGAAAAAAAGGCctggtcccccctccccccacgggCGCGGCGCCGATTGGCCCGGCCCCGGCGGCACCGCCCCCTCTTCGGCACGCGGCGGCCCCGCCCCCCGCACGGCATCCCGCCCCTTTCCGGGCAGAAGCGGGAGCCCGGCCCCTCGCTGAATGAAAGAAATTCCGCTACTCCCATTGGCCCGGGGCTGGGCGCCATTCTCCCGCGGGGGTTCCCGCCTGGGGGTCTCCCTTCCGGATGCCCACGTAGAGCTGGCCTTGTGAGTGTGTGGCGGTGTGAGTCCCCCGCCTGGCGTCTGTGTGTACGCTGGGGTGAGGGAGGTATTTGCAGGAAGGATTCAGGACCATTTGCTGAGCTTTACCTGGAGCCCGGTACTGTTCGCTCAGAGCTCCCTGGGAGAGGCATTTGCTCTCCCGAATGGAGAGGCTCCCTCACCCTCATCCTCTACTGCTTTGGCCAAATCAAAATAGTTGTCTTTGCCTCATTTCCTTATTTGAAAAATGGGGATGAAGCCTGCCTTGCGTTCTTCACAGAACCATATAGATTCTAGAAGATGGTGCATTTTAAGTGCACAAATCCCGTGTGACCAGCAGGATGAATTTTCACAAGTAAACACAATACCTACACAAACAGTACCCAGAAGATGTTACCAGAACCAGGATGGGTGCTCACCCCAATAGCTAGAAAGTGATGTATGGGTCAGACCACATCCTtcagggcagtgattttcaaaatgTGGTCCATTGAACCTGCTAAATCAAAGTGTCATGGGGTAAGGCACCAGACCCCATATAACACAACTTTGAGGGTAGGTATAGTTGTTACCGCCAGTTTGCAGataaggacactgaggcacaaagaCATTAAGTAACTTGCACAAGTTTGTAGTGGCAGAGGTAGAATTTGAACCCAGCCAGTTTGGAGGAAGGGGTATATGTGTATAATGGGAAGCAAAACGAATGGGCCAACAGGCAGGAGATGGGTGATCAGCTTCCACAAAAACTCAGCACCTACACCTGGGGGCAAATATGTGAACTGTGCCTCCTTCCCCTCCATGCCCGCCACCCCATACCTCTCTGTAGGGTTCCTCGGGGACTGCTCTGAGGGATGTTGGGACTGTGTGGGGGCCTCAAGCCTAGCATAGACTGAAACAGTAGCCTTCCTGGGAGGACTGCCTTCTTCCCTGGGCAGTAATTCAGACCAAGTATGGCTTCAGCTGTTGCTCACCCACAGATGTGGTAAtggggcgggtggggggggggggctgccattAGGTGccagctggatgagcctgaaGAACACTGCACCCAGCTGCACCCAGAGTCAGCTAGGCCTGAGTTCAGTACTCACCCTACTTCCCTCAGCTCTGTAAGCCTTGGGGTTCTCCTCTGTGCAATGGGAGTAGGAATCATACTTGAGGTGGTTATCAAAATGAGGACAGGAGGACCAGAGTCATCCCACATTACTGAGAAGACTGCTTCTGCGGGGAGATAGTATCAGGGAGGGAAGGATAGTGATAGTCCCACAGTCCTTAGATTCCCAGGTCCCATCCAGCCTAGCACCAGCCTGCTTTATGACCACTAGAGGGTGTGTGCAGCAGGGCAGGGCCTTGGAGCTATAGCCTAAGGGCACCCTCCTAGAGACTGAGCCCCAATTCCCTGAGGGTAGGAGAAGGTGGAAGGTGGGGTTCCAGCTGCTACTCCTCAGGTGTCAGTGGCCAAGTCACTAACAAAGTAAATCACAAAGAAGTAACTCTAACCTATCAGATTCAAATCTGCCTTTTCCCCATTATTCCAGTTTCCCCCAAAAGCATCTTGTGCTCCCTTTTTACAGTGCTTCTCACAATTCCCAACCAT
Proteins encoded in this region:
- the SMAD6 gene encoding mothers against decapentaplegic homolog 6 isoform X2, which codes for MFRSKRSGLVRRLWRSRVVPDREEGGGSGGGGGGDDEDGSLGSQAEPAPRAREGGGCSRSEVCPVAPRRPRDAVGQRGAQGAVRRRRAGGPPRPMSEPGAGSGGSPLDVAEPGGPGWLPESDCETVTCCLFSERDAAGAPRDAGDTLAGAVLEPAGGGRSREARSRLLLLEQELKTVTYSLLKRLKERSLDTLLEAVESRGGVPGGCVLVPRADLRLGGQPAPPQLLLGRLFRWPDLQHAVELKPLCGCHSFAAAADGPTVCCNPYHFSRLCGPESPPPPYSRLSPRDEYKPLDLSDSTLSYTETEATNSLITAPDASMSPDATKPSHWCSVAYWEHRTRVGRLYAVYDQAVSIFYDLPQGSGFCLGQLNLEQRSESVRRTRSKIGFGILLSKEPDGVWAYNRGEHPIFVNSPTLDAPGGRALVVRKVPPGYSIKVFDFERSGLLQHGPEPDAADGPYDPNSVRISFAKGWGPCYSRQFITSCPCWLEILLNNHR
- the SMAD6 gene encoding mothers against decapentaplegic homolog 6 isoform X1, which encodes MFRSKRSGLVRRLWRSRVVPDREEGGGSGGGGGGDDEDGSLGSQAEPAPRAREGGGCSRSEVCPVAPRRPRDAVGQRGAQGAVRRRRAGGPPRPMSEPGAGSGGSPLDVAEPGGPGWLPESDCETVTCCLFSERDAAGAPRDAGDTLAGAVLEPAGGGRSREARSRLLLLEQELKTVTYSLLKRLKERSLDTLLEAVESRGGVPGGCVLVPRADLRLGGQPAPPQLLLGRLFRWPDLQHAVELKPLCGCHSFAAAADGPTVCCNPYHFSRLCGPESPPPPYSRLSPRDEYKPLDLSDSTLSYTETEATNSLITAPGEFSDASMSPDATKPSHWCSVAYWEHRTRVGRLYAVYDQAVSIFYDLPQGSGFCLGQLNLEQRSESVRRTRSKIGFGILLSKEPDGVWAYNRGEHPIFVNSPTLDAPGGRALVVRKVPPGYSIKVFDFERSGLLQHGPEPDAADGPYDPNSVRISFAKGWGPCYSRQFITSCPCWLEILLNNHR